The Gemmatimonadota bacterium nucleotide sequence TTACCAACTGACCTCTTCACAATCTCTTCACAATCTCTTTGCCGCCTTTCGGAACCGAATGGCCATCCCCGGCGTACATTAGTTTAGAAACGCGGGTGATGCGGCAGTTCCGTCATCTGCAACTTAGATAGCGCAAAGACCGTGCCAGTTCGAAAGGATGCATCCGAAAGAAGGTAAGGGAAGCACCGTAAGTCGTTGAATTCGAGCTGTTTAGTTTGAATAAAAAAAACGCAAGATTTGTACGATAAAAACCGACTAATCTGATGTAAGAGCAAATAGATATGCCAAATTGGCAGAACATGACAAATTGGCATATCGCGACTGCCAACAATAAAACGCGCAACAGGGCTGGCAGGGAGGTGATACGGTATGAAACTTACCACGAAGATCCAGGTCAGAGATGACGAGTCGCTCGACCTGTACCTGAAAGAGATCGGCGATACGGAACTGCTCACGCCCGAGGATGAGGAGGAACTGGCCCGCCGCATCCGGGATGGCGACGAGAAAGCGCTGGAGACCATGATTCACGCGAACCTGCGTTTCGTCGTCGTGGTGGCCAAGCAGTACCAGAACCAGGGCCTCGCCCTTTCCGATCTGATCAGCGAGGGGAACATCGGCCTGATGAAAGCCGCGCGCCGATTCGACGAGAAGAAGGGGTTCAAGTTCATCTCCTACGCGGTCTGGTGGATCCGTCAGGCGATCCTCCACGCGCTGGCCGAGCAGGCCCGGCTGATCCGGCTGCCCGTCAACAAGATCGAGGAACTGCGCCGGATCGAACGTACCATCAAGAAGCGTGAAGCCGAAATGGCCCAGGCCGGGGACGCCTCGGGTGACGGCGGCGACGAGGGCGAAGAGCGGAGTTACGGCAAGGGCCGTCATCCCGCCCTGCCGGAATGGGCGAGCACGCCGCTTTCGCTGGACGCGCCGGTCGGCGACCAGGATGCCTATACCCTGATGGACCGGCTCCGGGACCAGGACAGCAAGATGCCGGACGATGCACTGCAGGAAGAGTTGCTGCGGACGGAGGTGAGGCGTGCGGTATCGAACCTGACCGATCGCGAGAGCGAGGTGTTGAACCTGTACTTCGGCCTGAACTCGGACCGGGCGTACACACTTGAAGAGATCGGGGTTCGATTCGGCCTGACGCGGGAACGGATCCGCCAGATCAAGCAGAAGGCCATCAACAAGCTGCGCCATACCCGCCACGG carries:
- a CDS encoding sigma-70 family RNA polymerase sigma factor is translated as MKLTTKIQVRDDESLDLYLKEIGDTELLTPEDEEELARRIRDGDEKALETMIHANLRFVVVVAKQYQNQGLALSDLISEGNIGLMKAARRFDEKKGFKFISYAVWWIRQAILHALAEQARLIRLPVNKIEELRRIERTIKKREAEMAQAGDASGDGGDEGEERSYGKGRHPALPEWASTPLSLDAPVGDQDAYTLMDRLRDQDSKMPDDALQEELLRTEVRRAVSNLTDRESEVLNLYFGLNSDRAYTLEEIGVRFGLTRERIRQIKQKAINKLRHTRHGSRLAAYAD